In the Bacteroidales bacterium genome, one interval contains:
- a CDS encoding methyltransferase domain-containing protein: protein MDKLIYQDILICPECLESNFEFNISNNKLICKSCNREYQVKNSVPIMLIKDKQQKQIIKEQEQNFSVVSPETFDYVNHYQKDAYVFDYFEERTGATQHSERRIREYIKSKAPKNVRNILDVGSGSAWVAGEFCPLGTNVYSIDISLKNTITALEKYPFENHYAIVADAFLLPFKENTFDCIIASEIIEHVVDPEGFVKCLFKVLKPGGILLGSTPYKEKIKYMLCVHCNKMTPQSAHINSFDENRLLKIIEDKYIDSFNYYRFGNKVLIYLRTYVFLKIFSFRLWKIIDKIFNRIYFSASTILVRWVKKH, encoded by the coding sequence ATGGATAAACTTATTTATCAGGATATTTTAATTTGTCCGGAATGTTTAGAAAGCAATTTTGAATTTAATATTAGTAATAATAAACTGATTTGTAAAAGTTGCAACAGAGAATATCAAGTTAAAAATTCTGTTCCTATAATGCTAATTAAGGATAAGCAACAAAAACAGATTATTAAAGAACAGGAACAAAATTTTTCTGTTGTTTCACCCGAAACTTTTGATTATGTAAATCATTACCAAAAAGATGCATATGTTTTTGACTATTTTGAAGAAAGAACAGGAGCAACACAACATTCCGAAAGGCGTATAAGGGAATATATTAAATCCAAAGCTCCTAAGAATGTTAGGAATATTCTTGATGTTGGAAGTGGTAGTGCCTGGGTAGCCGGAGAATTTTGTCCCTTAGGAACAAATGTGTATTCTATTGATATTTCATTAAAGAATACTATTACGGCTTTAGAAAAATATCCATTCGAAAATCATTATGCAATAGTAGCTGATGCCTTTTTGTTACCATTCAAAGAAAACACTTTTGATTGTATAATTGCTTCTGAAATTATTGAGCATGTGGTTGACCCTGAAGGGTTTGTGAAATGCTTGTTTAAGGTGTTAAAACCGGGGGGAATATTATTAGGCTCTACTCCTTATAAAGAAAAAATAAAATATATGTTGTGTGTTCATTGTAATAAAATGACCCCGCAAAGTGCGCATATAAACTCGTTTGATGAAAACAGACTCTTAAAAATAATAGAAGACAAATATATTGATTCGTTTAATTATTATAGATTCGGAAATAAAGTTTTAATATACTTAAGAACTTATGTGTTTCTTAAAATTTTTAGTTTCCGATTATGGAAAATAATTGACAAGATATTTAACAGAATATACTTTTCTGCATCAACAATTTTAGTCCGTTGGGTTAAAAAGCACTAA
- a CDS encoding PQQ-binding-like beta-propeller repeat protein: MKTYLSILLLVFFLTCCNKGEIIGIQFDDNGVIISLPYQWKKSLHADNVFHSNSYFRTPIKYNNNIAIPTTDANSKRYMTMINSNNGKTIWKWSDITDMNTDYIDISYIYTNGNLLTYQFGSWSVCINIDNGTTHWKIIRNSSFHKPLSGIGNTYFSKGESESMYPQYSERVGYKGNLQTGEIEEFLIPNFSLDYIMADRIGSITAIVPYMINEVQHLVIVYQEPASLQWDFQSFLGLYNYETNQWVYERKIMNEPNLNGVLLSPPTIYNNNLYANIGKELVCHDITTGKQIWNKQFTQDFLFSGFIIEEDKIIANNENLTLYCLDPETGNEIWTGKGAGTSSRMSYLNGIVYFVGGSDGKFHAVDISTGKTVWRLNAEIIEGNDGIFNTNAVYVIPGTNGNKGKVIALTHMYAYCFEAYK; this comes from the coding sequence ATGAAAACATATCTTTCAATATTATTGTTAGTTTTTTTTCTTACTTGTTGTAATAAAGGAGAAATTATTGGAATACAGTTTGATGACAATGGTGTTATTATTTCATTACCATACCAATGGAAAAAATCATTACATGCAGACAATGTGTTTCACAGCAATAGTTATTTTCGTACACCAATAAAATATAACAATAATATTGCTATACCTACTACTGATGCAAATAGCAAAAGATATATGACAATGATAAATTCAAATAATGGAAAAACTATTTGGAAATGGAGTGATATTACTGATATGAATACCGATTATATTGATATTTCTTACATATATACAAACGGCAATCTATTGACATACCAATTTGGCAGTTGGAGTGTATGTATTAATATTGATAATGGCACAACACACTGGAAAATAATTAGAAATTCATCATTTCACAAACCATTATCAGGAATAGGAAATACCTATTTTTCTAAGGGAGAATCAGAAAGTATGTACCCGCAATATTCAGAAAGAGTAGGGTATAAAGGGAATTTACAAACTGGTGAAATAGAAGAATTTTTAATTCCTAATTTTTCATTAGATTATATAATGGCTGATAGAATTGGTAGTATTACTGCAATTGTACCATATATGATTAATGAAGTGCAGCATTTAGTGATAGTATATCAGGAGCCTGCATCTTTACAATGGGATTTTCAGTCTTTTCTCGGTTTATATAATTATGAAACCAATCAATGGGTATATGAACGAAAAATAATGAATGAACCGAACTTAAATGGTGTATTATTATCTCCTCCTACAATTTATAATAATAACTTGTATGCAAATATAGGTAAAGAATTAGTTTGTCATGATATAACAACAGGTAAACAAATCTGGAATAAACAATTTACACAAGATTTTTTATTTTCCGGCTTTATCATCGAAGAAGATAAAATAATAGCTAATAACGAAAATTTAACCCTGTATTGCCTTGACCCTGAAACAGGAAATGAAATTTGGACAGGCAAAGGTGCAGGAACAAGCAGCAGAATGTCTTATTTAAATGGTATTGTATATTTTGTAGGCGGAAGCGATGGTAAATTTCATGCAGTAGATATATCAACCGGTAAAACCGTATGGCGTCTTAATGCAGAAATCATTGAAGGTAATGATGGTATATTTAATACAAACGCCGTGTATGTTATCCCTGGCACAAATGGCAATAAGGGAAAAGTAATTGCCTTAACACATATGTATGCTTATTGTTTTGAAGCATATAAATAA
- a CDS encoding PQQ-like beta-propeller repeat protein: MKTYLSILLLVFSLTCCNKGEIIGIQFDDNGVIISLPYQWKKSLHSSNTYHSNGYIKFPIIYNENIIIPTTGKDGTQYLSMVNSNTGKIEWQWNDIFTESSGGDMELYSLFKNNNLLTWQVGGRSYCINLDNGTTQWKFLRNNTFNSNLSGIDNTYFTRGNTDHFPGYYIDIGFKGNLLIGEIEEFLIPNFSFNHSIAGRCCDVTEMVPYTINSVQHLVVVYQELTSSEIWNFQSFLGLFNLETNEWVYDHKIMNEPNLNGVSLASPVIYDNKFYANIGHELVCHNITTGEQIWSKQFTQDFMFSGFIIEEGKIIANNENLTLYCLDPETGNEIWTGEGAGTSSRMSYLNGIVYFVGGSDGKFHAVDISTGKTVWRLNAEIIEDYDGLFRPYAVYVFSGENGNKGKIIALTDMYAYCFEAYR; the protein is encoded by the coding sequence ATGAAAACATATCTTTCAATATTATTGTTAGTTTTTTCTCTTACTTGTTGTAATAAAGGAGAGATTATCGGAATACAGTTTGATGACAATGGTGTTATTATTTCTTTACCTTATCAATGGAAAAAATCACTACATTCTAGTAATACTTATCATAGCAATGGTTATATTAAATTTCCAATTATTTATAATGAAAATATTATTATACCTACAACAGGGAAAGATGGTACTCAATATTTGAGCATGGTTAATAGCAATACTGGTAAAATTGAGTGGCAATGGAATGATATTTTTACAGAATCTTCAGGTGGAGATATGGAATTATATAGTCTATTTAAAAACAATAATTTGTTAACATGGCAAGTTGGAGGTAGGAGTTATTGTATCAATTTGGATAACGGTACTACTCAATGGAAATTCTTAAGGAATAATACATTTAATTCAAATCTTTCTGGTATAGATAATACTTATTTTACTCGTGGTAATACAGACCATTTTCCAGGGTATTATATAGATATTGGATTTAAAGGAAATTTACTTATTGGTGAAATAGAGGAGTTCCTTATCCCCAACTTCTCCTTCAACCATTCCATTGCAGGAAGATGTTGCGATGTAACGGAAATGGTTCCCTACACAATCAACAGTGTGCAGCACCTAGTAGTAGTTTATCAGGAACTTACTTCCTCAGAAATATGGAATTTTCAATCGTTTTTGGGTCTATTCAACTTAGAAACTAATGAGTGGGTGTACGACCATAAAATAATGAACGAACCTAATTTAAACGGTGTAAGCCTTGCTTCCCCCGTAATCTACGATAACAAATTCTATGCCAATATTGGACATGAATTAGTGTGCCATAATATAACAACAGGCGAACAAATTTGGAGCAAACAATTCACTCAAGATTTTATGTTTTCGGGCTTTATTATTGAAGAGGGCAAAATAATAGCTAATAACGAAAATTTAACCTTGTATTGCCTTGACCCTGAAACAGGAAATGAAATTTGGACAGGTGAAGGTGCAGGAACAAGCAGCAGAATGTCTTATTTAAATGGTATTGTATATTTTGTTGGCGGAAGCGATGGTAAATTTCATGCAGTAGATATATCAACCGGTAAAACCGTATGGCGTCTTAATGCAGAAATCATTGAAGACTACGATGGACTGTTTAGACCATACGCTGTGTATGTTTTTTCAGGTGAAAACGGTAACAAAGGTAAAATAATTGCTTTAACAGATATGTATGCCTATTGTTTTGAAGCGTATAGGTAA
- a CDS encoding PQQ-binding-like beta-propeller repeat protein — protein MKTYLSILLLVFSFTCCNKGEIIGIQFDDNGVIISQPFQWKRSLHARGVFHSNGFFKPPIVYNNNIAIPTTGADGTQYMTLINTTKGETIWQWNDVFPDISGDMELFRLYIYNNLLTWQQGSRSYCVNLENGNTQWRFQRDKSYDVRINSFGNSYFTYSIITNNDGYDEQVAYVGDINTGNLTEFLRANLSGDYVAPTSANGGIGGIIYVNEITSNNNLLLITYAEPLPDWNVNSFLGLYNIQTEQWEYERKLMAPPTVNSSVFHTPVIYDNKVYANVGKNLVCHDLYTGEQLWIKSFTQDFLFSGFIIEENKIIANNENLTLYCLDPETCSEIWTGEGAGTSSRMSYLNGIIYFVGGSDGKFHAVDISTGKTIWRLNAEIIEGNDGLFKTNAVYVFSGENGNKGKIIALTDMYAYCFEAYR, from the coding sequence ATGAAAACATATCTTTCAATATTATTGTTGGTTTTTTCCTTTACTTGTTGTAATAAAGGAGAAATTATTGGGATACAGTTTGATGACAATGGTGTAATTATCTCACAGCCTTTTCAATGGAAGCGTTCATTGCATGCTCGTGGGGTATTTCACAGCAATGGCTTTTTTAAACCTCCGATTGTTTATAATAATAATATTGCAATTCCTACAACAGGGGCAGATGGTACTCAATACATGACTTTGATTAATACAACCAAGGGTGAAACTATCTGGCAATGGAATGATGTTTTTCCAGATATATCAGGAGATATGGAATTATTTCGGCTATATATTTATAATAATTTATTAACATGGCAACAAGGAAGTAGAAGCTATTGTGTAAATTTAGAAAATGGAAATACTCAATGGAGGTTCCAACGAGATAAATCATATGATGTTAGAATAAATTCATTTGGTAATAGTTATTTTACCTATAGTATTATAACAAATAATGATGGATATGATGAACAGGTCGCTTATGTTGGTGATATTAACACAGGTAATTTAACCGAATTTTTAAGAGCAAATTTATCTGGTGATTATGTTGCTCCAACTAGTGCAAACGGAGGTATAGGAGGTATTATTTATGTTAATGAAATAACTTCAAATAACAATTTATTATTAATTACTTATGCTGAACCTTTACCGGATTGGAATGTTAATTCTTTCCTTGGTTTATATAATATACAAACAGAACAATGGGAATATGAACGTAAATTAATGGCACCTCCTACGGTTAATAGTAGTGTATTTCATACACCTGTAATATATGATAATAAAGTGTATGCAAATGTCGGAAAAAACCTTGTTTGTCATGATTTATATACAGGAGAGCAGTTGTGGATAAAATCATTTACACAAGACTTTTTATTTTCCGGCTTTATAATTGAAGAAAATAAAATCATAGCTAATAACGAAAACCTAACACTATATTGCCTTGACCCCGAAACGTGTAGCGAAATCTGGACAGGCGAAGGTGCAGGAACAAGCAGCAGAATGTCTTATCTAAATGGTATTATATATTTTGTTGGCGGAAGCGATGGTAAATTTCATGCAGTAGATATATCAACCGGTAAAACCATATGGCGTCTCAATGCAGAAATAATTGAAGGTAACGATGGTCTGTTTAAAACAAACGCTGTGTATGTTTTCTCTGGTGAAAACGGAAACAAAGGTAAAATAATTGCCTTAACAGATATGTATGCTTATTGTTTTGAAGCGTATAGGTAA
- a CDS encoding Ig-like domain-containing protein: MKKQLKYSSLILLLLVLIVSCAKVVAPTGGEKDTSPPEIVKSSPENFSVNFTDKKIIITFDEYIQLKNVNQELLTSPPHNEKPEIKLRGKSLVINIKDTLEQDVTYNLNFNNAIADNNESNILKNYQYIFSTGNIIDTLFIVGHLYNAFNLDFEEETFVMLYKNYNDSTPYKKIPDYVAKTDEEGAFFLNNLCSGSYRIFALKDANSNYLFDQPSEAIAFLDTLLVPKVEIIEVFDTVKVKVPEDTVFVDSVVKSEKLISSLEDIHLFLFQEDYQKQYLVSSSREKKGNCTFIFNKPLDKELIVNPVNFTIPESEEWKIIEKSITNDTINYWITDSLIYKTDTLIFEIKYNKKDSIGNYILTADTINLIFTEKEKIKSKKGKKDKEEKITKVPSELSLSFNIKNQGNLDLNKNLQLIFNYPISDYDTSLINLYFIEDTIETLIKYDVFPDTVNFRKFSLSFPYEEASRYKLIVDSNAFKDIYNNINDSLALIFTTRSIEDYGIILLSIENCPSPSYLLLLDEKENILRKIAFSNKTEIKYLLPKKYVLKIIHDKNNNDKWDTGNYLKNIQPEKVYYYEQEIIIKENWDIEIIWDVEE, translated from the coding sequence TTGAAAAAACAGCTTAAATATTCAAGTCTAATTTTACTTTTATTAGTTTTAATTGTTTCCTGTGCAAAAGTTGTTGCACCAACAGGGGGAGAAAAGGATACTTCGCCACCGGAAATTGTGAAAAGCTCACCTGAGAATTTTTCTGTTAATTTTACAGATAAAAAAATTATAATAACGTTTGATGAATATATCCAATTAAAAAATGTAAATCAGGAATTATTAACATCTCCACCACATAACGAAAAACCTGAAATTAAACTTCGTGGAAAAAGTCTGGTAATAAATATTAAAGATACTTTAGAGCAAGATGTTACTTATAATTTAAATTTTAACAATGCTATTGCTGACAATAATGAAAGTAATATTCTAAAAAATTATCAATATATTTTTTCAACAGGTAATATTATTGATACACTTTTCATTGTTGGTCATTTATATAATGCATTTAATCTTGATTTTGAAGAAGAAACTTTTGTAATGCTTTATAAAAATTATAATGATTCAACACCATACAAAAAAATTCCTGATTATGTAGCAAAAACAGATGAAGAAGGAGCTTTTTTTCTAAACAATTTATGTAGTGGTTCATACCGGATTTTTGCTTTAAAAGATGCAAATTCAAATTATCTTTTTGACCAGCCAAGTGAAGCAATAGCTTTTCTTGATACACTTTTAGTACCAAAAGTTGAAATTATTGAAGTTTTTGATACAGTAAAAGTTAAAGTCCCCGAAGATACTGTTTTTGTTGATTCTGTTGTTAAATCAGAAAAACTTATATCATCACTTGAAGATATACATTTGTTTTTATTTCAGGAAGATTATCAAAAACAATATCTTGTTAGCTCAAGTAGAGAAAAAAAAGGAAATTGCACCTTTATTTTTAATAAACCACTTGACAAAGAGCTGATTGTTAATCCTGTTAATTTTACTATTCCCGAAAGTGAAGAATGGAAAATTATAGAAAAATCCATAACAAACGATACTATAAATTATTGGATTACCGATTCGTTAATATATAAAACAGATACTTTAATTTTTGAGATAAAATACAATAAAAAAGATAGTATTGGAAACTACATATTAACTGCTGACACAATAAATCTAATTTTTACTGAAAAAGAAAAAATTAAATCTAAAAAAGGAAAAAAGGATAAAGAAGAAAAGATTACAAAAGTTCCATCAGAACTATCTTTATCTTTTAATATTAAAAATCAGGGGAATTTAGATTTGAATAAAAATTTACAATTAATATTTAATTATCCGATTTCTGATTATGATACATCGCTCATAAATTTATATTTTATTGAAGATACCATTGAAACCTTAATAAAATATGATGTTTTTCCCGATACGGTTAACTTTAGAAAATTTTCCTTATCGTTTCCTTATGAAGAAGCAAGTCGTTATAAGTTAATTGTTGATTCAAATGCTTTCAAGGATATTTATAATAATATTAACGATTCTTTGGCTTTAATCTTTACTACAAGGTCCATTGAAGATTATGGTATTATTTTATTATCAATTGAAAATTGCCCAAGCCCATCATACTTATTATTATTGGATGAAAAAGAAAATATATTAAGAAAAATAGCTTTTTCAAACAAGACAGAAATAAAATATTTGCTGCCAAAAAAATATGTGCTAAAAATAATACACGACAAAAACAATAACGATAAGTGGGATACGGGAAATTATCTAAAAAACATACAACCCGAAAAAGTTTATTATTATGAACAGGAAATTATTATAAAAGAAAACTGGGATATAGAAATAATCTGGGATGTGGAAGAATAA
- a CDS encoding TetR/AcrR family transcriptional regulator, with protein MQIKKDEIKNKILEVARTEFQEKGFANASMRKIAKKAGISVSNIYNYFKGKDEIFKKIVFPTIYLTDQLINRYLLNEENYKNIEKWTVESSWQQTQLFFTFLDKHRNNLKLIFFKAQCSEYEDTKDKYIDLFTELYLKNLSVLKTYNTKMNNNVSDWFVHNIISFYVNIINEIIMHDLTKKEMEQYAEEINTFLYHGWTSVLNK; from the coding sequence GTGCAAATAAAAAAAGACGAAATAAAAAATAAAATTTTAGAAGTAGCAAGAACTGAGTTTCAGGAAAAAGGTTTTGCAAATGCTTCTATGCGTAAAATTGCAAAAAAAGCAGGTATTTCAGTAAGTAATATATATAATTACTTTAAAGGAAAAGATGAAATATTTAAAAAAATCGTTTTTCCGACTATTTATCTTACTGACCAATTAATTAATAGATATTTATTGAATGAAGAAAATTATAAAAATATTGAAAAATGGACAGTTGAATCAAGTTGGCAACAAACTCAATTGTTTTTTACCTTTCTTGATAAACACAGGAATAACTTAAAACTTATATTCTTTAAAGCACAATGTTCTGAATACGAAGATACTAAAGATAAATATATTGATTTATTTACCGAATTATACTTAAAAAACTTATCTGTTTTAAAAACTTATAATACAAAAATGAATAATAACGTTTCTGACTGGTTTGTTCATAATATTATTTCTTTTTATGTAAATATTATAAATGAAATTATAATGCATGATTTAACAAAAAAAGAAATGGAGCAATATGCAGAAGAAATTAATACATTTTTATATCATGGTTGGACGTCAGTTTTAAACAAATAA
- a CDS encoding TonB-dependent receptor: protein MNNNNIFKINTLVLLLFLFSNLAAQNSSIKGKVINAETNAFIHGVNVFIKNTTIGTITNKKGEFLLNKPPYDTITIVFSFVGFETQEKIITGEITSSYQIKLNPLAVTLEEVVVITAKNQLTRFKQITPVSIISEKNITENSTQNIADIITREPSVSLAGQAYHRAPSIRGLARKRVVVMVDGDRISSERNPGAPGTFVNPLDIKNIEILRGPYSTLYGSDAVGGVINIITQDYKETLTNKYIGGAFKSNYQSISNGYNVNLLINSKIADKFFIHLTAGKRKANSYKDADGKEVMGTNFDENSFSAKLTFKPNQHHKLQFKTFLSMADSIGKPAYSDSINALHPEDNHYKFGINYQWKNINSWFSKMTIKTSFHKHLITGRIYNYKSIQYGRVMNQNKNLYNNDYVYQHDFHFIVNHDLKILAGLDFYQRDDIHIDEQKRAYLYDTDNPQFNIGELVYNGPQDTTIDNSYQRSFGVFAHANYSLSKKILLKGGLRWNTFNTHANLVKTTQIGPPYDYNKNLHETKIKKNEAFSSNLGISFIPEKNVNITANIGQAFRVPSTKELFINTITPGGMNFCNPDLVPEKSFNIDLGAKFRDKKNNSSSISLFRNKINDMIILKWDSLHATGEFNNQNAVIYGGEFSFYYKIIKKLPISGNISYIKGYDNNDEVLMDIPPLQVNLETKYFIESCKIYLAIAGKYSAKQEEFATGDFPTDDFFVFDFLSGWEVNEYFQINFSIKNILNKDYREHYQFDWLRQPGRSFNASLSFNF from the coding sequence ATGAACAATAATAATATTTTTAAAATTAATACTTTGGTTTTGCTTTTATTCTTGTTTTCAAATCTTGCAGCTCAGAATTCAAGTATTAAAGGAAAAGTCATCAATGCTGAAACAAATGCCTTTATACATGGAGTAAATGTATTTATTAAAAACACTACAATTGGTACAATAACAAATAAAAAGGGTGAATTTCTTTTAAATAAGCCACCTTATGATACAATAACAATTGTTTTTTCTTTTGTTGGATTTGAAACACAGGAAAAAATTATCACAGGTGAAATTACAAGTAGTTACCAAATAAAACTAAACCCATTGGCAGTTACATTGGAAGAAGTTGTTGTTATAACTGCAAAAAATCAATTAACACGTTTCAAACAGATTACTCCTGTATCAATAATTTCTGAAAAAAACATAACAGAAAATTCAACCCAGAATATTGCAGATATAATAACACGAGAGCCTTCGGTTTCATTGGCAGGTCAAGCTTATCACCGCGCCCCTTCTATCAGAGGGCTGGCACGTAAAAGAGTTGTTGTAATGGTTGATGGTGATAGAATTAGTTCTGAAAGAAATCCCGGTGCCCCGGGAACATTTGTTAATCCTTTAGATATTAAAAACATAGAAATATTAAGAGGTCCTTATTCTACTCTTTATGGTTCCGATGCAGTTGGTGGGGTTATTAATATTATTACACAAGATTATAAAGAAACTTTAACAAATAAATATATTGGTGGAGCTTTTAAATCTAATTATCAATCAATTAGTAACGGATATAATGTAAATCTTTTGATAAACAGTAAAATTGCAGATAAATTTTTTATTCATCTTACAGCTGGTAAACGAAAAGCCAATTCATACAAAGATGCAGATGGCAAAGAAGTGATGGGAACTAATTTTGATGAAAATTCTTTTTCGGCAAAACTCACATTTAAGCCAAACCAACATCACAAATTACAGTTTAAAACATTTTTAAGTATGGCTGATTCTATTGGAAAACCGGCATATTCAGATTCAATTAATGCTTTACACCCCGAAGACAACCACTATAAATTTGGAATAAATTATCAATGGAAAAATATTAATTCCTGGTTTTCGAAAATGACAATAAAAACATCTTTTCATAAACACCTAATTACAGGGCGTATTTATAACTACAAGTCAATTCAATATGGTAGAGTAATGAATCAAAACAAAAACCTTTACAATAATGATTATGTTTATCAACACGATTTTCATTTTATTGTTAACCATGATTTGAAAATCCTTGCAGGACTTGATTTTTATCAGAGAGACGATATCCATATTGATGAACAAAAAAGAGCTTATTTGTATGATACTGATAATCCGCAATTTAATATCGGAGAGTTAGTTTATAATGGACCACAGGATACTACTATTGATAATTCATATCAAAGAAGTTTTGGAGTTTTTGCTCATGCAAATTATTCATTATCTAAAAAAATATTATTAAAGGGTGGTTTAAGATGGAATACATTTAACACCCATGCAAACCTTGTGAAAACAACACAAATAGGTCCGCCTTATGATTACAACAAAAACTTACATGAAACAAAAATTAAAAAGAATGAGGCTTTTAGCTCTAATCTTGGAATTTCGTTTATTCCGGAAAAAAATGTTAATATTACTGCTAATATAGGGCAGGCATTCCGCGTACCTTCTACAAAGGAATTATTTATCAATACTATTACTCCCGGTGGAATGAATTTTTGCAACCCTGATTTGGTTCCTGAAAAAAGTTTTAATATTGACCTTGGAGCTAAATTCAGAGATAAAAAAAACAATAGCTCTTCCATTTCGCTTTTCAGAAATAAAATCAATGATATGATAATCCTTAAATGGGATTCGCTTCATGCCACAGGAGAATTTAATAATCAAAATGCTGTAATTTATGGTGGTGAATTTAGCTTTTATTATAAAATCATAAAAAAGCTGCCAATATCAGGCAATATAAGCTATATAAAAGGATATGATAATAACGATGAAGTTTTAATGGATATTCCACCTTTACAAGTCAACTTAGAAACAAAATATTTCATAGAATCATGTAAGATATATCTTGCAATAGCAGGTAAATACTCTGCCAAACAAGAAGAATTTGCAACGGGTGATTTTCCTACAGATGATTTTTTTGTTTTCGATTTTTTAAGCGGATGGGAAGTAAATGAATATTTTCAAATTAATTTCTCAATAAAAAATATTTTGAACAAAGATTATAGAGAACACTACCAATTTGACTGGTTAAGGCAACCCGGACGTAGTTTTAATGCAAGTTTAAGTTTTAATTTTTAA
- a CDS encoding DNRLRE domain-containing protein — MKKFYFTLAVLFLGFTVTKAQTVSVYPTDDMTTQTGSSGMMPTSEEFWVANWDAMQNYHQTLIKFDLSQYSGQTIISATLKIYQHYHAPDGSPTPSKIFAITEDWDENTWTTSNNVIHGSTEYSTPTFTSTLEWYEIDITSLVNEWLDETISNYGLVIIADLNTKFAKFYSKEVSDTTKRPYLELSGVSGIVDINKIVSNLIIFPNPVKESANIEFSLSSVQNVEISIFNIIGEKIEQISNEKHTAGLHSEKFSRRNLKDGIYFVQIKIKNSIFTHKIIFY, encoded by the coding sequence ATGAAAAAGTTTTATTTTACTCTGGCAGTTTTATTTTTGGGTTTTACTGTAACAAAAGCCCAAACAGTATCAGTTTATCCAACGGATGACATGACAACACAAACAGGAAGCTCGGGCATGATGCCGACCAGTGAAGAATTCTGGGTAGCCAATTGGGATGCTATGCAAAATTATCATCAAACATTAATTAAGTTTGATTTAAGCCAGTACAGCGGACAGACTATTATTAGTGCTACATTAAAAATTTATCAGCACTATCATGCACCTGACGGTTCGCCAACACCATCAAAAATTTTCGCTATTACCGAAGACTGGGATGAAAACACATGGACAACATCAAACAATGTTATACATGGTAGTACAGAATACTCAACACCAACTTTTACATCAACACTTGAGTGGTACGAAATAGATATTACTTCTTTGGTTAATGAATGGCTTGATGAAACTATTTCAAATTATGGATTGGTAATAATAGCTGACCTAAATACTAAGTTTGCTAAATTTTATTCAAAAGAAGTTTCTGATACAACAAAACGTCCATACCTTGAATTATCAGGTGTCTCGGGAATTGTTGATATAAATAAAATTGTCAGCAATCTTATTATATTCCCAAATCCGGTTAAAGAATCGGCAAATATTGAGTTTAGCTTATCTTCGGTGCAAAATGTTGAAATTTCGATTTTCAATATAATTGGGGAAAAAATTGAACAAATCTCCAACGAAAAACATACAGCAGGATTACATTCAGAAAAATTTTCACGTAGAAATTTGAAAGATGGAATTTACTTTGTACAAATTAAAATTAAGAATTCAATTTTTACTCATAAAATAATTTTTTATTAA
- a CDS encoding isoprenylcysteine carboxylmethyltransferase family protein — MKKKNIAIEILPRVLWIVMVVCLYLGQHFTNSPPILNDNTLFICLGVVLSIGGLFLWFYVAYYMRKSLFDKSLVTACLFKYVRHPMYVGIYIMLLGFGILFFSEIWFIIMLIFIPVWYFNCKIEEKQMIDLHKEKYIDYKKRTGMFLPKLKN; from the coding sequence ATGAAGAAGAAAAACATCGCGATTGAAATCTTACCAAGAGTTTTATGGATAGTTATGGTTGTATGTTTATATCTTGGGCAGCACTTTACTAATAGCCCACCAATATTGAATGATAATACTCTATTTATTTGTTTAGGTGTTGTTTTGAGTATAGGAGGATTATTTTTATGGTTTTATGTTGCTTATTATATGAGAAAGTCCCTTTTTGATAAAAGTCTGGTTACAGCCTGCCTATTCAAATACGTGAGGCATCCTATGTATGTTGGGATTTATATTATGTTGCTTGGGTTTGGGATTTTATTTTTCTCTGAAATATGGTTTATAATTATGTTGATTTTTATTCCTGTCTGGTATTTCAATTGTAAAATAGAAGAAAAACAAATGATAGATTTACATAAAGAAAAATATATTGATTATAAAAAAAGAACAGGTATGTTTCTACCTAAATTAAAAAATTAA